In Sphingomonas sp. LT1P40, the DNA window AGGGGTCGCGTAAATCGACCCCCTACGCCGCGCAGGTCGCCGCCGAGGATGCGGGCCGCAAGGCTGCCGAGCACGGCGTCCGCACGCTCGAGGTTGAGGTGAAGGGTCCGGGTTCGGGTCGTGAGAGCGCGCTTCGCGCCCTTCAGGCTGTCGGTTTCCAGATCACGTCGATCCGCGACGTGACCTCGATCCCGCACAACGGCGTTCGCCCTTCAAAGCGTCGCCGCGTCTAGTTTACTTTCCGCCCCCGCCGCGGATCCGGGAAGCCGGGTCTGGGCCGGGGGCGGCTCCAATCCTGGCAGGACCGACCCCCCGTCCTGCCCAACTCAGGGGACGCCTGTGTCTGTCAATGCAAAGAACTGGCAGGAACTTAAGAAGCCGAACGGCCTTGAAAAAAAGGGCGGTGACGGCAAGCGGAAGGCGACCTTTGTCGCCGAGCCGCTGGAGCGTGGTTTCGGCCTGACGCTCGGCAACGCGCTGCGCCGCGTGCTGCTTTCTTCGCTGCAGGGTGCTGCAGTGACGTCGATCAAGATCGAAAACGTGCTTCATGAGTTCTCGTCGCTCGCCGGTGTGCGCGAAGACGTCACCGATCTGGTGCTGAACGTTAAGCAGATCGCGCTGCGCATGCAGGGTGAGGGGCCAAAGCGGCTTCAGCTCAGCGCAACCGGCCCTGCCGAAGTCAAGGCTGGCGACATCGCGGTGTCGGGCGATATCGAGGTGATGAACCCCGAACTCGTCCTGTGCCACCTCGACGATGGCGCGACGCTGAACATGGAACTCGTTGCCGACACCGGTAAGGGCTATGTTCCTGCCGGCTCTAACCGTCCGGCCGATGCGCCGATCGGTCTGATCCCGGTCGATGCGCTCTACTCGCCCGTTCGTCAGGTCAGCTACAAGGTCGAGAACACCCGTGTCGGGCAGGAACTCGA includes these proteins:
- the rpsK gene encoding 30S ribosomal protein S11; this translates as MAQAPQRIRRRERKNITSGVAHVNASFNNTMITITDAQGNAISWSSAGMMGFKGSRKSTPYAAQVAAEDAGRKAAEHGVRTLEVEVKGPGSGRESALRALQAVGFQITSIRDVTSIPHNGVRPSKRRRV
- a CDS encoding DNA-directed RNA polymerase subunit alpha; amino-acid sequence: MSVNAKNWQELKKPNGLEKKGGDGKRKATFVAEPLERGFGLTLGNALRRVLLSSLQGAAVTSIKIENVLHEFSSLAGVREDVTDLVLNVKQIALRMQGEGPKRLQLSATGPAEVKAGDIAVSGDIEVMNPELVLCHLDDGATLNMELVADTGKGYVPAGSNRPADAPIGLIPVDALYSPVRQVSYKVENTRVGQELDYDKLTLSVETDGTVTPEDAVAYAARILQDQLALFVHFDDSAVARSAPIGVAAPSTSSDGGSDTATINRYLLKKVDELELSVRSANCLKNDNIIYIGDLVQKTEAEMLRTPNFGRKSLNEIKEVLSSMGLRLGMEIPGWPPENIEEMAKKLEQEIMG